Proteins encoded within one genomic window of Phyllobacterium sp. T1293:
- a CDS encoding DeoR/GlpR family DNA-binding transcription regulator yields MHERERQRIILSAVQEKPFITIQDIAELTEASEATIRRDIASMHVQGKLRRVRGGAEAIHPPQQTALAGRPFRVSEAENIDKKRAIAREAVNLCNEGDAIILNGGTTTFQMVHYLAARRLQIMTNSFAIAEHLVKNSKSTVIIPGGMIYREQSMILSPFDNDVTRNFYGKRMFMGAVGVGPFGAMESDPLIIQGEQKLINQADELVLLVDSTKFARRSSLILCPLQRVATVITDDGISDADRKMVEDAGVELIIAKVNAQDKSRDSASIA; encoded by the coding sequence ATGCACGAACGTGAGCGCCAACGTATTATCCTGAGTGCTGTTCAGGAAAAACCGTTCATCACCATTCAGGACATTGCCGAATTGACGGAAGCGTCGGAGGCAACGATCCGGCGCGATATCGCCTCCATGCATGTACAGGGCAAGCTGCGCCGGGTTCGTGGCGGCGCAGAAGCCATTCACCCGCCACAACAGACAGCGCTTGCCGGCCGGCCATTTCGGGTGTCCGAAGCGGAGAATATCGACAAGAAGCGAGCAATCGCCCGCGAAGCCGTAAATCTTTGCAATGAAGGTGATGCGATCATTCTGAATGGCGGCACGACAACATTTCAGATGGTGCATTATCTCGCCGCGCGCCGTTTGCAGATCATGACCAATTCTTTCGCCATCGCTGAACATCTGGTGAAGAACTCCAAGAGCACGGTGATCATACCCGGCGGCATGATTTACCGCGAGCAGAGCATGATCCTCTCGCCCTTCGACAATGACGTCACCCGCAATTTCTACGGCAAACGCATGTTCATGGGTGCGGTTGGTGTGGGCCCGTTCGGGGCTATGGAATCTGATCCGCTGATTATTCAGGGCGAACAGAAACTGATCAATCAGGCGGATGAACTGGTGCTGCTGGTCGATTCAACCAAGTTCGCGCGCCGTTCAAGCCTGATCCTTTGCCCCTTGCAGCGGGTCGCGACTGTTATAACCGACGACGGCATTTCGGACGCAGACCGGAAAATGGTGGAGGACGCCGGAGTGGAGCTGATCATTGCCAAAGTGAATGCTCAGGACAAATCAAGGGATTCCGCTTCGATCGCATAA
- the rhaS gene encoding rhamnose ABC transporter substrate-binding protein yields MNVLKKLALGSALALAMLASQAQAETIKIGLVAKSLGNGFFEAANKGAQEAAKELGGVEVIYTGPTSTTAEGQIEVINALIAQNVNAIAISANDPDAVVPALKKAMARGIKVISWDSAVAKEGRIVHLNPSSNELIGKMCLQLAAAHLPDGKGDFAILSATTTSTNQNTWIAEMKKQLPSFPGLNLVTTVYGDDLADKSYREAQGLLTSQPNVKVIVAPTTVGVLAASQAVADAKKIGSVYVTGLGLPSEMAGAIKSGATKEFAIWNPIDLGYSATQIAYRLVKGDTDGKPGSEIEAGRMGKIKIGDNGEAAMADPFVYDAKNIDQFSKIF; encoded by the coding sequence ATGAACGTATTGAAGAAACTTGCACTGGGGTCGGCTCTGGCACTTGCCATGCTCGCATCACAGGCACAGGCAGAAACCATCAAGATCGGCCTCGTCGCGAAATCCCTTGGCAATGGCTTCTTTGAAGCAGCCAACAAAGGCGCGCAGGAAGCGGCAAAGGAACTCGGCGGCGTCGAGGTCATCTATACAGGACCCACATCAACGACAGCTGAAGGCCAGATTGAGGTCATCAATGCGCTGATCGCCCAGAATGTTAATGCCATTGCCATTTCCGCCAACGATCCGGACGCGGTTGTACCGGCTTTGAAGAAAGCCATGGCGCGCGGCATCAAGGTTATTTCCTGGGACTCGGCCGTGGCCAAGGAAGGCCGCATCGTCCATCTCAACCCTTCGTCCAACGAACTGATCGGCAAGATGTGCCTGCAACTCGCCGCTGCCCATCTGCCCGATGGCAAGGGCGACTTTGCTATCCTTTCAGCAACGACCACATCGACAAACCAGAACACCTGGATTGCCGAAATGAAAAAGCAGCTGCCAAGTTTCCCCGGCCTCAATCTGGTGACAACCGTTTATGGCGATGACCTTGCTGATAAGAGCTATCGCGAAGCACAGGGCCTCCTGACCTCGCAGCCCAATGTGAAGGTCATCGTTGCTCCAACGACAGTTGGTGTTCTCGCCGCCTCGCAGGCGGTGGCAGATGCCAAGAAGATTGGTTCGGTTTATGTAACGGGCCTTGGCCTGCCATCGGAAATGGCCGGTGCCATCAAATCCGGTGCCACCAAGGAATTTGCCATCTGGAACCCGATTGATCTTGGTTATTCCGCCACGCAGATCGCCTATCGCCTCGTCAAGGGCGACACGGACGGCAAACCCGGCAGCGAGATTGAAGCCGGACGCATGGGCAAGATCAAGATCGGCGACAATGGTGAGGCCGCCATGGCTGACCCCTTCGTCTATGACGCGAAGAATATCGATCAGTTCTCCAAGATTTTCTGA
- a CDS encoding sugar ABC transporter ATP-binding protein: MNAALAEPSPIVPILEMRGISKSFPGVKALNDVNISLYPGTVTALIGENGAGKSTLVKILTGIYQSDEGEIHIDGKSVAFGNAQNAIDHGVTAIHQETVLFDELSVAENIFIGHAPKTSFGLVNWKGVNARALALLHSLESNIDPRARLKDLSIAQRHLVAIARALSVDARIVIMDEPTAALSRKEVDDLFQIVRRLKAQGKAILFISHKFDEVYEIADNYAVFRDGKAVGSGALADINQNDIVRLMVGRSIEHAFPKVDIPLGETVLKVENYSHPTEFRDISFVLRKGEILGIYGLVGAGRSEICQSLFGVTRPSHGRLELDGKEIQIRSPGEAVHAGIVYVPEERGRHGAVLQLPIYQNISLPSLGKTSRSGFLRAAEELALARKYAERFDLRAAALSVPVGTLSGGNQQKVVIGKWLATQPKILILDEPTKGIDIGSKAAVHAFISELAGEGLSIIMVSSELPEILGMSDRVLVMREGLSAGLFERADMNAEILVRAATGNA, translated from the coding sequence ATGAACGCCGCCCTTGCCGAGCCATCACCGATTGTCCCCATTCTGGAAATGCGGGGTATCTCCAAGTCGTTTCCCGGTGTGAAAGCACTGAACGACGTCAATATCTCCCTTTATCCGGGTACAGTGACAGCGCTGATCGGCGAAAACGGTGCGGGCAAGTCTACCCTCGTCAAAATTTTGACCGGTATTTATCAGTCCGATGAAGGTGAGATTCATATCGATGGCAAGTCGGTCGCCTTTGGCAACGCACAGAATGCTATCGATCATGGCGTGACGGCCATTCATCAGGAAACCGTGCTGTTTGACGAATTGTCCGTCGCCGAGAACATCTTTATCGGTCATGCTCCAAAAACGTCTTTCGGCCTCGTCAACTGGAAGGGCGTGAATGCAAGGGCGCTCGCCCTGCTTCATTCGCTCGAAAGCAATATCGACCCGCGCGCCCGGCTGAAGGATCTTTCCATCGCCCAGCGCCATCTTGTTGCCATCGCCCGCGCGCTTTCGGTCGATGCCCGCATCGTGATCATGGATGAACCAACGGCTGCCCTGTCACGCAAGGAAGTCGATGATCTCTTCCAGATCGTCAGGCGATTGAAGGCTCAAGGCAAAGCCATTCTCTTCATCAGCCACAAATTCGATGAGGTCTATGAGATCGCCGATAATTATGCGGTGTTTCGCGATGGCAAAGCTGTGGGCAGCGGGGCGCTCGCCGACATCAATCAGAACGATATTGTCCGCTTGATGGTTGGCCGCTCAATCGAACATGCCTTTCCAAAAGTGGATATTCCGCTTGGGGAGACAGTTCTGAAGGTCGAGAATTACAGCCATCCCACCGAGTTCCGCGATATTTCCTTCGTACTGCGCAAAGGCGAAATCCTTGGCATCTATGGATTGGTGGGCGCTGGCCGTTCGGAGATTTGCCAGTCCCTGTTCGGTGTCACCCGGCCATCGCATGGCAGGCTGGAACTGGACGGCAAGGAAATCCAGATAAGGTCGCCCGGCGAGGCGGTTCATGCGGGCATTGTCTATGTGCCCGAAGAGCGCGGGCGCCACGGCGCCGTGCTGCAATTACCGATCTACCAGAATATCTCGCTGCCTTCCCTTGGGAAAACCTCGCGCTCTGGCTTCTTGCGTGCCGCGGAAGAACTGGCACTGGCGCGCAAATATGCCGAACGTTTTGACCTGCGCGCGGCGGCCTTGTCGGTGCCTGTTGGTACGCTGTCCGGCGGCAATCAGCAGAAGGTCGTCATCGGCAAGTGGCTCGCCACACAACCGAAAATCCTCATTCTCGATGAGCCGACCAAAGGCATCGATATCGGCTCGAAAGCTGCCGTCCATGCCTTTATCAGCGAACTCGCAGGCGAAGGTCTCAGCATTATCATGGTTTCATCCGAACTGCCGGAGATACTCGGGATGTCCGACCGCGTGCTTGTCATGCGGGAGGGTCTGTCTGCCGGTCTCTTCGAGCGTGCAGATATGAACGCCGAGATACTGGTTCGCGCCGCAACCGGCAACGCGTAA
- a CDS encoding ABC transporter permease, producing MKKLFKFREMLLVVIIAVLLGIFSSRSPGFSSPSNLSNIFNDTSILIILALGQMTVILTKSIDLSVAANVAFTGMAVAMLNAAYPDLPLALIVVIALGIGAILGAINGLFVWKLGIPSIVVTLGTLTIYRGMAFVLSGGGWVNAHQMTEPFLQTPRHVFLGLPVLGWTAIVIVAVIYIVMSRTFLGRAIYASGGNPTAAVYAGIDVGRTRFFAFVISGTLAGLCGYLWVSRYAVAYVDIAAGFELDSVAACVIGGISTLGGIGSVAGAVLGSLFLGVIKNALPVINISPFSQMAISGGVIIAAVIFNARQEQRRGRIILRDRGASEKIEGIA from the coding sequence ATCAAAAAGCTTTTCAAATTTCGCGAGATGCTGCTGGTGGTGATCATCGCCGTCTTGCTTGGGATTTTTTCCTCACGTTCACCCGGCTTTTCCAGCCCGTCAAACCTCTCGAATATTTTCAATGATACGTCGATCCTGATCATCCTGGCGCTCGGCCAGATGACCGTGATCCTGACGAAATCGATTGATCTTTCCGTTGCGGCCAATGTTGCCTTTACCGGCATGGCCGTTGCCATGTTGAACGCTGCTTATCCGGATTTGCCATTGGCGCTGATTGTCGTTATCGCGCTTGGCATTGGTGCGATCCTCGGCGCAATCAACGGTCTGTTCGTGTGGAAGCTCGGCATTCCCTCAATTGTTGTCACGCTTGGCACCCTTACCATTTATCGCGGCATGGCCTTCGTCCTGTCAGGCGGCGGCTGGGTCAACGCGCATCAGATGACCGAGCCTTTCCTGCAAACACCGCGTCATGTCTTTCTTGGTCTGCCTGTTCTCGGATGGACAGCCATCGTCATTGTCGCTGTCATTTATATCGTCATGTCGCGCACCTTCCTCGGCCGCGCGATCTATGCTTCCGGCGGCAATCCGACAGCGGCTGTATATGCGGGCATTGATGTGGGCCGCACCCGGTTTTTTGCTTTCGTCATATCTGGCACGCTTGCCGGTCTGTGCGGCTATCTCTGGGTGTCGCGCTATGCGGTGGCTTATGTCGATATCGCTGCGGGGTTCGAACTTGATAGCGTTGCCGCCTGCGTCATCGGCGGTATCTCGACGCTTGGAGGCATTGGCTCGGTTGCGGGTGCAGTTCTCGGGTCACTGTTCCTCGGCGTTATCAAGAATGCCCTGCCCGTCATCAACATTTCACCCTTCTCGCAAATGGCCATATCAGGCGGCGTCATCATTGCAGCGGTGATTTTCAATGCGCGGCAGGAACAACGGCGCGGCCGCATCATTCTGCGGGATCGCGGGGCATCGGAAAAGATCGAGGGTATCGCATGA
- a CDS encoding ABC transporter permease has protein sequence MSITSEKRHIPDRLGTSATRLFASWEALLLVVAILIFIANSFASPYFLNAWNLSDATFNFTEKAMVAFAMALLIIAGEIDLSVAAIIALAATAMGAAAQAGVGTPGLVAIGIAVGVGCGVINGILVAGLRLPSIVVTIGTMSLFRGIAYIVLGDKAYGGYPASFAYFGQGYVFWVFSFEFVLFAVLAVLFAILLHATNFGRRIYAIGNNEFAARFSGIRVERIKFTLFVMTGLMSGIAAVCLTSRLGSTRPSIAQGWELEIVTMVVLGGISILGGSGTIGGVVIAAFVMGLVTFGLGLLNVPGIVMSIFIGLLLIITITLPIIIRRVRHRKHA, from the coding sequence ATGAGTATCACAAGCGAAAAACGTCATATCCCGGATCGTTTGGGTACATCTGCGACGCGATTGTTTGCCAGCTGGGAAGCGCTGCTTCTGGTTGTGGCGATCCTGATTTTCATCGCCAACTCCTTTGCCTCACCTTACTTCTTGAATGCCTGGAACCTCTCGGACGCCACGTTCAATTTCACCGAAAAAGCGATGGTCGCTTTCGCCATGGCCTTGCTGATTATTGCTGGAGAAATTGATCTTTCTGTCGCGGCTATCATTGCCCTTGCCGCAACAGCCATGGGTGCTGCGGCGCAGGCGGGTGTTGGAACTCCGGGGCTCGTCGCCATCGGTATCGCGGTTGGCGTGGGATGCGGCGTCATCAACGGCATTCTGGTGGCCGGGCTGCGGCTTCCCTCCATTGTCGTGACCATCGGCACAATGAGCCTGTTTCGGGGCATCGCCTATATTGTCCTTGGCGACAAAGCTTATGGCGGCTATCCCGCTTCCTTTGCCTATTTCGGACAAGGCTACGTCTTCTGGGTGTTTTCCTTCGAATTTGTCCTGTTCGCCGTACTGGCAGTTCTCTTCGCCATTCTGCTGCACGCCACAAACTTTGGCAGGCGCATCTATGCCATCGGCAACAATGAATTTGCGGCGCGCTTCTCCGGCATCCGCGTTGAACGGATCAAGTTTACCCTGTTCGTAATGACCGGGCTGATGTCCGGCATTGCTGCGGTCTGTCTTACCTCGCGTCTGGGTTCGACCCGCCCCTCCATCGCACAAGGGTGGGAATTAGAAATCGTCACCATGGTCGTATTGGGTGGCATTTCCATTCTTGGCGGCTCCGGCACCATTGGCGGTGTGGTCATCGCGGCTTTCGTGATGGGACTGGTTACATTTGGCCTAGGACTGCTCAATGTACCGGGCATTGTCATGTCAATCTTCATCGGCCTGCTTCTGATTATCACCATAACATTGCCGATTATCATCCGCCGCGTCAGGCACAGGAAGCACGCATGA
- the rhaM gene encoding L-rhamnose mutarotase: protein MNAQEKYAFKMMLNPGMEEEYRRRHDAIWPELVDLLRDAGVQDYSIHLDRETNTLFGVLSRPAGHTMADLPDHPVMKKWWVYMADIMATNPDHSPVQSDLVCLFHMA from the coding sequence ATGAACGCTCAAGAGAAATATGCATTCAAGATGATGCTCAATCCCGGCATGGAAGAGGAATATCGGCGGCGGCATGATGCCATCTGGCCGGAGCTTGTCGACCTCCTGCGCGACGCGGGTGTGCAGGATTATTCCATTCATCTTGATCGCGAAACCAATACGCTTTTCGGCGTATTGAGTCGCCCTGCCGGGCATACCATGGCTGATCTTCCTGACCATCCTGTGATGAAGAAATGGTGGGTGTATATGGCCGATATCATGGCGACCAACCCTGATCATTCACCCGTACAGTCCGATCTGGTCTGTCTGTTTCATATGGCCTGA
- a CDS encoding FGGY-family carbohydrate kinase, which translates to MTKPRHIAVIDVGKTNAKLVVVDAASGVELAVRSTPNRVVSNGPYPHYDVDVLWHFFLHSLTEFAETPGFDAISVTAHGAAAALLGENGLAMPVIDYEHIYPDAVRQDYAQLRPDFAETGSPYLAGGLNVGAQIHYQKTQFPALFAGVKTVLTYAQYWVWRLTGTAVNEVTSLGCHTDLWNPRNGEYSSLVDKLELRPLLPPVRSAFDHIGDLLAPLKTQIGINRSVPVFCGIHDSNASLLPHLMTRTSPFSVVSTGTWVVLFAVGGHLDQLDQQRDTLANVDAYGKAVPSARFMGGREFDLLTGGNAVAPDAETLERVIRDQVMILPGLAKGTGPYPNRVANWPNGEPGNPAERTAAASLYTAMMTAISLELIGSAGATIIEGPFSRNALYLSALCNLTQREVISLPGGSTGTSLGAALLAGATIPAPTNTGNVQPLDNAFDAYAKAWRDHLA; encoded by the coding sequence ATGACCAAGCCACGCCATATTGCTGTCATTGATGTTGGCAAGACCAATGCCAAACTCGTTGTGGTTGATGCAGCAAGCGGTGTGGAACTTGCCGTACGCAGCACACCCAATCGCGTGGTCAGCAATGGTCCCTACCCGCATTATGATGTTGACGTGCTGTGGCACTTCTTTCTGCACTCGCTGACAGAATTTGCCGAAACACCCGGTTTTGATGCCATATCCGTTACCGCCCATGGCGCTGCGGCGGCGCTGCTTGGCGAAAACGGGCTGGCCATGCCTGTCATTGATTATGAGCATATCTATCCCGATGCCGTGCGTCAGGACTATGCGCAGCTAAGGCCTGATTTTGCCGAGACCGGCTCTCCCTATCTGGCTGGCGGGCTGAATGTCGGTGCGCAGATTCACTATCAGAAAACACAATTTCCAGCATTGTTCGCAGGCGTAAAAACTGTCCTGACCTATGCCCAATATTGGGTCTGGCGGTTAACCGGAACCGCAGTGAACGAAGTAACATCTCTTGGCTGCCATACGGATCTATGGAATCCGCGAAACGGTGAATATTCCAGCCTTGTCGACAAGCTGGAACTGCGCCCGCTTTTGCCTCCCGTCCGTTCGGCTTTCGATCATATCGGAGATTTGCTCGCACCCCTGAAAACTCAGATCGGTATCAACAGATCAGTACCGGTGTTCTGCGGCATTCATGATTCAAATGCATCCTTGCTGCCGCATTTGATGACACGCACCTCGCCGTTTTCCGTCGTTTCAACGGGGACATGGGTTGTTCTGTTTGCCGTGGGCGGCCATCTGGATCAACTCGATCAGCAACGCGATACGCTTGCCAATGTCGACGCCTATGGCAAGGCAGTGCCATCAGCCCGTTTTATGGGCGGGCGTGAATTTGATCTTCTGACCGGCGGGAATGCCGTTGCTCCCGATGCGGAAACGCTTGAGCGCGTTATTCGCGATCAGGTGATGATCCTGCCAGGTCTTGCCAAAGGCACCGGCCCGTATCCGAACCGGGTGGCGAACTGGCCCAATGGCGAACCAGGCAACCCGGCAGAACGAACCGCCGCCGCTTCGCTCTATACGGCGATGATGACCGCGATCAGTCTGGAGCTGATCGGTTCGGCGGGAGCTACAATCATCGAAGGCCCCTTCTCCCGCAACGCACTTTATTTGTCAGCATTATGCAACCTGACACAACGGGAAGTAATATCGCTGCCGGGTGGTTCGACAGGAACCAGCCTTGGGGCTGCCCTGCTTGCGGGCGCGACAATCCCCGCGCCGACGAACACCGGAAATGTTCAACCTCTCGACAACGCATTCGATGCCTATGCGAAGGCATGGCGAGACCATCTCGCATGA
- a CDS encoding dicarboxylate/amino acid:cation symporter, whose amino-acid sequence MSPVNISAAPEPRVKKPIYTHLYFQVIVAITIGIALGHYYPDIGTSMKPLGDAFIKLVKMIIAPVIFLTVTTGIAGMSDLQKVGRVAGKAMIYFLTFSTLALIVGLIVANVIQPGAGMNINPSTLDPAAVATYTQQAHEQSVIGFLQNIIPTTIVGAFASGDILQVLFFSVLFGISLAMVGERAEPVTNFLHTLSAPIFKLVAILMKAAPIGAFGAMAFTIGKYGIASVANLLMLIGTFYLTSILFVVIILGAVAKYNGFSIFALIRYIKEELLLVLGTSSSEAALPTLMAKMEKAGCKKSVVGLVIPTGYSFNLDGTNIYMTLAALFIAQATNTPLTLTDQVLLLLVAMLSSKGAAGITGAGFITLAATLSVVPAVPVAGMALILGIDRFMSECRALTNLVGNAVATIVVARWEGELDKGMLDRALHGGVSEEEALAFAG is encoded by the coding sequence ATGAGTCCTGTGAACATCAGCGCAGCGCCAGAGCCGCGCGTCAAGAAACCAATCTATACCCATCTGTATTTTCAGGTCATCGTTGCCATCACCATCGGCATCGCGCTTGGCCACTATTATCCCGATATTGGCACGAGCATGAAGCCGCTCGGCGATGCCTTCATCAAGCTGGTGAAGATGATTATCGCTCCGGTAATCTTCCTGACCGTGACAACCGGTATTGCCGGAATGAGCGATCTGCAAAAGGTCGGGCGTGTTGCCGGTAAGGCGATGATCTACTTCCTGACCTTCTCGACACTGGCGCTGATTGTCGGCCTCATCGTTGCGAATGTCATCCAGCCCGGCGCGGGCATGAACATCAATCCATCAACACTTGATCCGGCTGCCGTTGCCACCTACACGCAGCAGGCGCATGAACAGAGTGTTATCGGCTTCCTGCAAAACATTATTCCAACAACCATTGTCGGTGCTTTCGCATCCGGCGATATCCTGCAGGTCCTGTTCTTCTCGGTTCTCTTCGGTATTTCGCTTGCTATGGTTGGCGAGCGCGCCGAACCGGTCACGAACTTCCTTCACACGCTGTCGGCACCGATTTTCAAGCTGGTCGCCATTCTGATGAAGGCCGCCCCAATCGGCGCCTTCGGTGCAATGGCCTTCACCATCGGCAAATACGGCATTGCATCAGTTGCCAATCTGTTGATGCTCATCGGTACATTCTACCTGACGTCGATCCTGTTCGTGGTGATCATTCTGGGTGCCGTTGCCAAATATAACGGCTTCTCCATCTTCGCCCTGATCCGTTACATCAAGGAAGAATTGCTCCTCGTTCTCGGCACCAGTTCCTCGGAAGCTGCCCTGCCAACCCTGATGGCGAAAATGGAAAAAGCGGGCTGCAAGAAGTCCGTCGTCGGTCTTGTTATTCCAACCGGCTATTCCTTCAATCTGGATGGCACCAATATCTACATGACGCTGGCTGCCCTCTTCATCGCGCAGGCAACCAATACACCCCTGACCCTCACCGATCAGGTTCTGCTGCTGCTCGTTGCCATGCTCAGCTCAAAGGGCGCTGCTGGTATCACCGGTGCTGGTTTCATCACTCTTGCCGCAACGCTATCAGTTGTTCCGGCTGTTCCGGTTGCCGGTATGGCGCTGATCCTCGGTATCGACCGCTTCATGTCGGAATGCCGTGCCCTGACCAATCTGGTTGGCAATGCAGTGGCAACGATTGTCGTCGCCCGTTGGGAAGGCGAACTGGATAAAGGCATGCTTGATCGTGCGCTACATGGCGGTGTCAGCGAAGAAGAGGCTCTTGCCTTCGCCGGTTGA
- a CDS encoding sigma-54-dependent transcriptional regulator, which produces MDFQPHIAFVDDDDDLRNANRQTLELAGFSVVPFADAMSALRFLTPDFAGVVVSDVRMPHIDGVEFFRRLREMDADLPVILITGHGDIEMAVQAMQEGAYDFIAKPYPAERLVQSIRRAADKRHLVMENRQLRQIMEASDEAVPLIGQTPVMQNLRKTLRHVATADVDVLIAGETGSGKDVAAGLLHEWSRRRQGNFVALNCGALPESVIESELFGHEAGAFTGAQKKRIGRIEYASGGTLFLDEIESMPLATQVKLLRVLEMREITPLGTNEHRPVDLRVVAAAKVDLGSPEQRANFREDLFYRLNVVTVSIPPLRERKEDIPLLFTHFLHRAAIRFKTEPQEMTSAMRARLMEHDWPGNVRELAHFAERVALGLGEMGGERVASSTTTSVTLPEAMEQYEAKLIRDALSGNNGDVRTTIEALGIPRKTFYDKLQRHGIDRADYIKAKAAQD; this is translated from the coding sequence ATGGATTTTCAACCTCACATTGCGTTTGTCGATGATGATGATGACCTGCGCAATGCCAACCGGCAAACATTGGAACTGGCCGGTTTCAGCGTGGTTCCCTTTGCCGACGCGATGAGCGCACTGCGATTTCTGACACCGGATTTTGCCGGCGTGGTCGTCAGCGATGTACGCATGCCGCATATTGATGGCGTGGAGTTTTTCCGGCGCTTGCGCGAGATGGATGCGGACCTGCCGGTCATTCTGATCACAGGGCACGGCGACATTGAGATGGCCGTTCAGGCCATGCAGGAAGGTGCTTACGATTTCATCGCAAAGCCCTATCCCGCCGAACGTCTTGTCCAAAGTATTCGCCGTGCTGCCGACAAGCGCCACCTCGTTATGGAAAACCGCCAGCTGCGGCAAATCATGGAAGCTTCCGATGAAGCTGTGCCGCTGATTGGCCAGACGCCTGTCATGCAAAACCTGCGCAAGACTTTACGCCACGTGGCCACTGCGGATGTGGATGTGCTGATTGCCGGTGAGACCGGCAGCGGCAAGGACGTCGCCGCTGGGCTTCTGCATGAATGGAGCCGGCGCAGGCAAGGCAATTTTGTTGCGCTGAATTGCGGCGCGTTGCCGGAGTCTGTGATCGAAAGCGAATTGTTCGGCCATGAGGCGGGAGCCTTCACAGGTGCTCAGAAAAAGCGCATCGGCCGGATAGAATATGCCAGCGGCGGAACGCTTTTTCTCGATGAAATCGAGAGCATGCCGCTGGCAACGCAGGTGAAACTCCTGCGTGTGCTGGAAATGCGCGAGATCACGCCGCTTGGCACCAATGAGCATCGCCCCGTTGATTTGCGTGTGGTCGCCGCCGCGAAGGTGGACCTTGGCAGCCCTGAACAGAGGGCCAATTTCCGCGAGGACCTTTTCTATCGTCTGAATGTCGTGACGGTATCGATACCGCCTTTGCGCGAGCGCAAGGAGGATATTCCGCTATTATTCACGCATTTCCTGCACCGCGCAGCCATTCGCTTCAAGACCGAACCGCAGGAAATGACATCAGCCATGCGGGCGCGACTGATGGAGCATGACTGGCCCGGCAATGTGCGCGAACTGGCGCATTTCGCCGAGCGGGTCGCCCTTGGGCTGGGGGAAATGGGCGGCGAACGGGTTGCCTCATCCACCACAACATCCGTTACTCTGCCCGAGGCTATGGAACAGTACGAAGCCAAGCTCATTCGTGACGCGCTATCAGGCAATAATGGCGATGTGCGCACGACGATCGAGGCGCTGGGGATTCCGCGTAAGACGTTTTATGACAAACTGCAGCGTCATGGCATTGATCGTGCAGACTACATCAAGGCAAAGGCCGCTCAAGATTAG